In a genomic window of Pseudomonas mohnii:
- a CDS encoding acyl-CoA dehydrogenase C-terminal domain-containing protein — MPQFNAPLRDMRFVLHEVFDAPALWARLPALADTVDADTADAILEEAAKVTSHLIAPLNRSGDEEGAQWHEGQVTTPIGFKQAYTTYIEGGWVGLSGNAEFGGMGMPKMLAVQFEEMLYGANSSFALYSALSSGACLALDAHASETLKNLYLPPMYEGRWAGSMCLTEAHAGTDLGLIRTRAEPQADGSYTITGSKIFITGGDQDLTENIVHLVLAKLPDAPAGPKGISLFLVPKVLVNADGSLGAGNAVSCGSIEHKMGIKASATCVMNFDGASGWLIGEANKGLAAMFTMMNYERLSIGIQGIGCAEASYQSAVAYARERIQSRSPTGAMAPGKAADPIIVHPDVRRMLLSMKAMTEGGRAFASYVGQQLDLAKFSDDAWERESAQDLVALLTPVAKAFFTDTGLESCVNGQQVFGGHGYIREWGQEQLVRDVRIAQIYEGTNGIQALDLLGRKVLADKGLALRQFTGEIRRFATQPNAPYAAQLLDAVRCLEDLSDWLQDRAATNRNEVGAASVEYLHLFGYVAYAWLWARMAQVALQKRSEDEGFYGAKIATADFYIHRLLPRILSLEQSIRAGSGPLYGLSAEQF; from the coding sequence ATGCCCCAATTCAATGCCCCACTGCGCGACATGCGCTTTGTGCTGCATGAAGTATTCGACGCCCCGGCCCTGTGGGCGCGCCTGCCGGCCCTGGCCGACACCGTCGACGCCGATACGGCCGACGCCATTCTTGAAGAAGCGGCGAAAGTCACCTCGCACTTGATTGCACCGCTCAATCGCAGCGGTGATGAAGAAGGCGCGCAGTGGCATGAAGGCCAAGTCACCACGCCCATCGGCTTCAAGCAGGCTTACACCACCTACATCGAAGGCGGCTGGGTGGGTTTGTCCGGTAATGCCGAGTTCGGCGGCATGGGCATGCCGAAGATGCTCGCGGTGCAGTTCGAAGAAATGCTCTACGGCGCCAACTCGAGCTTTGCGCTGTATTCGGCCTTGAGTTCCGGTGCCTGCCTGGCGCTGGATGCCCATGCCAGCGAGACCCTGAAAAACCTCTATCTGCCGCCGATGTATGAAGGTCGCTGGGCCGGTTCCATGTGCCTGACCGAAGCCCACGCCGGCACCGACCTGGGGCTCATCCGCACCCGCGCCGAGCCTCAGGCCGATGGCAGCTACACCATCACCGGCAGCAAGATTTTCATCACCGGTGGCGATCAGGACCTGACTGAAAACATCGTGCACCTGGTGCTGGCCAAGCTGCCGGATGCGCCGGCTGGCCCGAAAGGCATCTCGCTGTTTCTGGTGCCGAAAGTGCTGGTCAATGCCGACGGCTCCCTGGGCGCCGGCAATGCCGTGAGTTGTGGTTCGATCGAACACAAGATGGGCATCAAGGCGTCGGCCACCTGCGTGATGAACTTCGATGGCGCCAGCGGCTGGTTGATCGGTGAGGCGAACAAGGGCCTGGCGGCGATGTTCACCATGATGAACTACGAACGCCTGTCCATCGGCATTCAGGGCATCGGTTGTGCCGAGGCGTCCTACCAGAGCGCCGTGGCATATGCCCGCGAACGCATTCAGAGCCGCTCGCCGACCGGTGCCATGGCCCCGGGCAAAGCAGCCGACCCGATCATCGTTCACCCTGACGTGCGCCGCATGTTGCTGAGCATGAAAGCCATGACTGAAGGCGGCCGCGCGTTCGCCAGTTATGTCGGGCAGCAACTGGACCTGGCGAAGTTTTCCGACGATGCCTGGGAACGCGAAAGCGCACAGGACCTGGTCGCGTTGCTGACACCGGTGGCCAAGGCGTTTTTTACCGACACCGGGCTGGAAAGCTGTGTCAACGGCCAGCAAGTGTTCGGTGGCCATGGCTACATCCGCGAATGGGGCCAGGAGCAGTTGGTGCGTGACGTGCGCATCGCGCAGATTTATGAAGGCACCAACGGCATCCAGGCGCTGGACCTGCTCGGCCGCAAGGTGCTGGCCGACAAGGGACTGGCGCTGCGCCAATTCACCGGGGAGATTCGCCGCTTTGCCACCCAGCCGAACGCCCCCTATGCCGCTCAACTGCTCGACGCAGTGCGGTGCCTGGAGGACCTGAGCGACTGGCTGCAGGATCGCGCGGCGACCAATCGCAACGAAGTCGGTGCCGCTTCGGTGGAGTACCTGCACCTCTTCGGTTACGTCGCCTACGCCTGGCTCTGGGCGCGGATGGCTCAGGTCGCCCTGCAAAAACGCAGTGAAGACGAAGGTTTTTATGGCGCGAAAATCGCCACCGCCGACTTCTACATCCACCGCCTGCTGCCACGCATCTTGAGTCTGGAGCAATCCATTCGCGCTGGCAGTGGTCCTTTGTACGGCTTGAGCGCCGAACAGTTCTGA
- a CDS encoding cation acetate symporter yields the protein MTLFNKLILGTLGLLPASVVLAAPALGAVEKQPLNLNAIGMFFVFVLGTLAITWWAARQTQSTSDFYTAGGGISGFQNGLAIAGDYMSAATLLGLSSLVFAKGYDGFIYTIGFFVGWPIITFLMAERLRNLGRYTFADIVSYRLDQNKVRIFAAFGSLTVVCCYLIVQMVGAGQLIKLLFGLDYPVAVVIVGALMLVYVIFGGMIATTWVQIIKAVLLLAGGTTLAVMAMSQFGFSYETLADKAVQAHASGWNIMGPGSMLADPINTASMSLGLVFGIAGLPHILMRFFTVPNAKEARKSVFYATGFIGFFFLVVCTLGFAAMVIIGTDPQYYVNGEVGGALIGGGNMVAMHLAKAVGGNLFFGFLAAVAFATILAVVSGLALAGASAISHDLYATVFKKGKASEKQEMRVTRMATVGLGIIAILLGILFEKMNVAFLVGLTFGIAASTNFPVLIMAMYWKGLTTKGAIIGGFAGLVCALVLVILSPAVWVTVLGHAHAIFPYDHPALFSMPLAFLVIVVVSRLDRSVRADKERDAFADQFVRAQTGLGAAAASSH from the coding sequence ATGACCCTGTTCAACAAGCTCATCCTCGGCACTCTCGGCCTGTTGCCGGCCTCTGTCGTACTCGCCGCACCGGCCCTGGGGGCGGTGGAAAAACAGCCGCTCAACCTGAATGCGATCGGCATGTTCTTCGTCTTCGTCCTGGGCACGCTGGCCATTACCTGGTGGGCAGCGCGTCAAACCCAATCCACTTCGGACTTCTACACGGCCGGCGGCGGTATCAGCGGCTTTCAGAATGGCCTGGCGATTGCCGGTGACTACATGTCGGCAGCCACCCTGCTGGGGCTATCCAGCCTGGTGTTCGCCAAGGGCTACGACGGTTTCATTTATACCATCGGCTTCTTCGTCGGCTGGCCGATCATCACCTTCTTGATGGCCGAGCGTCTGCGCAATCTGGGGCGCTATACCTTCGCCGACATCGTTTCCTATCGGCTGGACCAGAACAAGGTGCGGATCTTCGCGGCCTTCGGTTCATTGACGGTGGTGTGCTGCTACCTGATCGTGCAGATGGTCGGTGCGGGTCAGTTGATCAAGCTGCTGTTCGGTCTCGACTACCCGGTGGCGGTGGTGATCGTCGGTGCGCTGATGCTGGTGTATGTGATCTTCGGCGGCATGATCGCCACCACCTGGGTGCAGATCATCAAGGCCGTGCTGTTGCTGGCCGGTGGCACCACCCTCGCGGTGATGGCGATGTCGCAGTTCGGTTTCAGCTACGAGACCCTGGCCGACAAAGCCGTACAGGCCCACGCCAGCGGCTGGAACATCATGGGCCCAGGCTCGATGCTCGCCGATCCGATCAACACCGCGTCGATGTCCCTGGGCCTGGTGTTCGGCATAGCCGGCCTGCCGCACATTCTCATGCGCTTCTTCACCGTGCCTAACGCCAAAGAGGCTCGTAAATCGGTGTTCTACGCCACCGGTTTCATCGGCTTCTTCTTCCTGGTGGTGTGCACCCTCGGCTTTGCCGCGATGGTGATCATCGGCACCGATCCGCAGTACTACGTCAACGGTGAAGTCGGCGGCGCCCTGATTGGCGGCGGCAACATGGTGGCCATGCACCTGGCCAAAGCGGTCGGCGGCAACCTGTTCTTCGGCTTCCTCGCGGCGGTCGCCTTCGCCACCATCCTGGCGGTGGTGTCCGGGCTGGCACTGGCCGGTGCTTCGGCGATCTCCCATGACCTCTACGCCACCGTGTTCAAGAAGGGCAAGGCCAGCGAGAAACAGGAAATGCGCGTCACGCGCATGGCCACGGTAGGCCTGGGCATCATCGCGATTCTGCTGGGCATTCTGTTCGAGAAGATGAATGTCGCGTTCCTCGTGGGCCTGACCTTCGGCATCGCCGCGTCGACCAACTTCCCGGTGCTGATCATGGCCATGTACTGGAAAGGCCTGACCACCAAAGGCGCGATCATCGGCGGTTTTGCCGGCCTGGTTTGCGCGCTGGTGCTGGTGATCCTCTCGCCAGCGGTCTGGGTCACTGTGCTCGGGCATGCTCACGCGATCTTCCCGTATGACCACCCGGCGCTGTTTTCCATGCCGCTGGCGTTCCTGGTGATCGTCGTGGTGTCCAGGCTCGACCGCAGCGTGCGCGCCGACAAGGAGCGTGATGCCTTCGCCGACCAGTTCGTCCGCGCCCAGACCGGTCTCGGTGCCGCCGCCGCTTCCAGTCACTGA
- a CDS encoding DUF485 domain-containing protein produces MIDIHSTDTQRCERIRNNPKFLELVSSRSRLAWSLSAAVLGTYYLFMLIVAFAPQWLHAPLGEHRMLTLGMPVGAAIIVFSWLLTGWYVYSANTRFDVLGAAILEESK; encoded by the coding sequence ATGATCGACATCCATTCAACCGATACCCAACGTTGCGAACGCATTCGCAACAATCCCAAATTCCTTGAGCTGGTGAGCAGTCGTTCGCGCCTGGCCTGGTCGTTGAGTGCCGCCGTGCTGGGCACTTACTACCTGTTCATGCTGATTGTGGCGTTTGCCCCGCAGTGGCTGCACGCGCCGCTCGGCGAGCACCGGATGTTGACGCTCGGCATGCCGGTAGGCGCGGCAATCATCGTGTTTTCCTGGCTGCTGACCGGCTGGTATGTCTACAGCGCCAATACGCGCTTCGATGTCCTGGGCGCCGCCATTCTCGAGGAGAGCAAATGA